A genomic stretch from Sphingomonas faeni includes:
- the gspK gene encoding type II secretion system minor pseudopilin GspK encodes MRAPDPGIRRGQERGAALLTVLMLVAIIAVMAGAALEKLRLSTRLASNAATGEQARAYALAAETMALTRVSNLLASKPKQVTLAGGWSNTPFGLPVPGGFATARVRDGANCFNLNSLVGMTTPGVYVARGDVRPQFVRLMRLLDVPAQVAEQVAAGTTDWIDSDQDQQPMGAEDGAYLGRDPAYRTASTLMSDPSELRAIAGMTPDIYAKIRPWICTLPFARPSPINVNTLLPEQSVLLAMMYPDTLSVGGAQQLLLRRPVQGYATIDELQKGASLLGAANIAPGVDAQMLSTWFTLDIDVTLGTTQMQERALIDANRLPAQLVSRQWGEPS; translated from the coding sequence GTGCGCGCACCTGATCCGGGTATTCGACGTGGGCAAGAACGGGGTGCGGCGTTGCTCACCGTGCTGATGCTCGTCGCGATCATCGCGGTGATGGCGGGCGCGGCGCTGGAGAAACTGCGGCTGTCGACACGGCTTGCGAGCAACGCCGCGACCGGCGAGCAGGCGCGCGCCTATGCACTCGCGGCGGAGACGATGGCGCTGACCCGCGTCTCGAACTTACTCGCGTCAAAACCCAAGCAGGTCACGCTGGCTGGCGGCTGGAGCAATACGCCGTTCGGCCTGCCGGTCCCCGGTGGCTTCGCGACCGCGCGCGTCCGTGACGGCGCGAACTGTTTCAACCTGAACTCGCTGGTCGGCATGACCACGCCGGGCGTGTACGTCGCGCGCGGCGACGTGCGACCGCAGTTCGTCCGCCTGATGCGGCTGCTCGACGTGCCGGCGCAGGTCGCGGAACAGGTCGCGGCGGGCACGACGGACTGGATCGACAGCGATCAGGACCAGCAGCCGATGGGGGCCGAGGACGGCGCGTATCTCGGTCGCGATCCAGCGTATCGCACGGCCAGCACGCTGATGAGCGACCCCAGCGAACTGCGCGCCATCGCCGGGATGACGCCGGATATCTACGCGAAGATCCGGCCGTGGATCTGCACGTTGCCATTCGCCAGGCCTTCGCCGATCAACGTCAACACGCTGCTGCCCGAACAGAGCGTGCTGTTGGCGATGATGTATCCCGATACGCTGTCGGTCGGGGGCGCGCAGCAATTGCTGCTGCGGCGACCGGTGCAGGGTTATGCGACCATCGACGAGTTGCAGAAGGGTGCGTCGCTGCTAGGTGCGGCGAATATAGCGCCTGGAGTCGATGCGCAGATGCTGTCGACATGGTTCACGCTCGATATCGACGTGACGCTAGGCACTACGCAAATGCAGGAACGTGCGCTGATCGACGCGAACCGACTTCCCGCGCAGCTCGTATCGCGGCAATGGGGCGAGCCATCATGA
- the gspJ gene encoding type II secretion system minor pseudopilin GspJ — protein sequence MSPNWAPAVAVERQESTEAGFTLIEVMVSLMIFGMIAATGVAILSFSVKAQSSTAAKLDDISALTRTMSILSADLAQASNRTSRDEAGTSIPAFVGESGSGVTPMLRLVRAGWSNIDGAARSSMQKVAYRVDGGTLQRIAYPMVDGAQPLPPAALLTKVRQVGLRYRIAGAWSDRWDGASGRPLPDAIELTVQRDDGTQFRQMFLIGTSYVPAPSDGTGTATTPPAATPPGQETPGART from the coding sequence ATGTCCCCCAACTGGGCCCCGGCCGTCGCCGTGGAACGGCAGGAAAGCACGGAAGCCGGTTTCACGCTTATCGAAGTGATGGTGTCGCTGATGATCTTCGGCATGATCGCAGCGACGGGTGTCGCGATCCTGTCGTTCAGCGTGAAGGCGCAGAGCTCGACCGCCGCGAAGCTCGACGACATCAGCGCGCTGACCCGGACGATGTCGATCCTATCGGCCGATCTCGCCCAAGCGTCGAACCGCACCAGCCGCGATGAGGCCGGCACCAGCATTCCCGCGTTCGTCGGCGAGAGCGGGTCGGGCGTCACGCCGATGCTGCGACTCGTCCGTGCAGGGTGGAGCAACATCGACGGCGCGGCGCGGTCCAGCATGCAGAAGGTCGCTTACCGCGTCGACGGCGGCACGCTCCAGCGGATCGCCTATCCGATGGTCGACGGCGCGCAGCCGCTGCCGCCCGCCGCGTTGCTCACCAAAGTCCGCCAGGTCGGACTGCGCTATCGCATCGCGGGTGCCTGGAGCGATCGCTGGGATGGCGCGAGCGGCAGGCCGTTGCCCGACGCGATTGAACTGACCGTCCAGCGCGACGATGGGACGCAGTTTCGTCAGATGTTCCTTATCGGTACCAGTTACGTCCCGGCGCCATCTGATGGAACTGGTACCGCCACGACCCCACCGGCCGCCACACCTCCTGGACAGGAGACGCCCGGTGCGCGCACCTGA
- the gspI gene encoding type II secretion system minor pseudopilin GspI: protein MRAERGFTLIEIMVALAVFSLAAMALVRLESATIRGASILDETLVAQMVARNVAIDAVTSAQPPTAGRVTGVETNGGQAWTWTRQVSALGGSSVLRIDVAVADRTGTQLGRLTMVRPAPRMVM, encoded by the coding sequence ATGCGGGCTGAGCGCGGCTTCACCCTAATAGAGATCATGGTCGCGCTGGCAGTCTTCAGCCTCGCGGCGATGGCGCTCGTGCGTTTGGAGAGCGCGACGATACGCGGCGCGTCGATCCTCGACGAAACGCTGGTCGCGCAGATGGTCGCTCGCAACGTGGCGATCGACGCGGTCACCAGCGCGCAGCCACCGACGGCAGGCCGCGTCACGGGTGTCGAGACGAACGGCGGGCAAGCGTGGACGTGGACGCGGCAGGTCAGTGCGCTCGGGGGATCGAGCGTGTTGCGGATCGACGTGGCCGTCGCCGACCGGACCGGCACGCAACTCGGCCGCCTGACCATGGTGCGACCCGCGCCGCGGATGGTGATGTGA
- a CDS encoding GspH/FimT family pseudopilin produces MPISAAGNKREGGFTLVELMVVVTIIGLASAVAVLVMPDPRGRVLDEATRFALRARAAHDSAIVEARPVSVWISGGGYGFDRRMAGGWTPIAEKPMRVERWNDGTRASIGDTSGRLRVTFDPTGLVDRPAEIRLDRGGVAATIHIDADGSVRADAG; encoded by the coding sequence ATGCCGATATCGGCAGCTGGCAATAAGCGCGAAGGCGGTTTCACGTTGGTCGAGCTGATGGTCGTCGTCACGATCATCGGTCTCGCATCGGCCGTGGCCGTGCTTGTCATGCCGGACCCGCGTGGCCGTGTGCTCGACGAGGCGACGCGCTTCGCGTTGCGCGCCCGCGCCGCGCACGATTCGGCGATTGTCGAGGCGCGTCCGGTGAGTGTCTGGATCTCCGGCGGCGGCTACGGGTTCGATCGGCGCATGGCCGGCGGCTGGACCCCGATCGCGGAGAAACCGATGCGCGTCGAACGCTGGAACGACGGGACCAGGGCCAGCATCGGCGACACCAGCGGCCGCCTGCGCGTGACGTTCGACCCGACCGGCCTCGTTGATCGGCCGGCAGAGATCCGGCTCGATCGTGGCGGGGTGGCGGCGACGATCCACATCGACGCCGACGGCAGCGTAAGAGCCGATGCGGGCTGA
- the gspG gene encoding type II secretion system major pseudopilin GspG, with protein sequence MRPELKKRRREAGFTLVELMVVIVIIGLLATIVALNVLPSGDTARIQKAKADIAQIEGGLELYKLQNMTFPNTTQGLNALVTAPAGLTDPSRYQRGGYLKKLPNDPWGRPYLYASPGTHGEADVWTFGADGKEGGEGIDADIGSWQ encoded by the coding sequence ATGCGTCCCGAACTGAAGAAACGTCGCCGCGAGGCAGGCTTTACCCTCGTCGAGCTCATGGTCGTGATCGTGATCATCGGCCTGCTCGCGACGATCGTCGCGCTCAACGTGTTGCCCTCGGGCGACACCGCGCGGATCCAGAAGGCGAAGGCCGACATCGCGCAGATCGAGGGCGGGCTGGAACTCTACAAGCTCCAGAACATGACCTTCCCCAACACCACGCAGGGACTGAACGCGCTCGTCACCGCACCCGCCGGCCTGACCGATCCCTCGCGCTATCAGCGTGGCGGGTATCTGAAGAAGTTGCCGAACGATCCCTGGGGTCGCCCGTATCTCTATGCCTCGCCTGGCACGCACGGTGAGGCCGACGTCTGGACCTTCGGTGCGGACGGTAAGGAAGGCGGCGAGGGGATCGATGCCGATATCGGCAGCTGGCAATAA
- the gspF gene encoding type II secretion system inner membrane protein GspF, which produces MADFDYIAIDTKGAERRGHVAAPDMDVARATLDARKFYVVKITPGAPPQATKGRPLFGLQLGTPKMSGKNLTLFTRQLATLNRVSPLEESLRTITRQTEQDSVRTIVQHVHAGVVEGRRLADAMAREPKSFPPLYRAMVSAGESSGSLPTILDRLAALLERQAEIRGKLITALAYPSILALVALGVVTALMMFVVPQVVEQFDTVGQQLPLLTRMVMAFSAFLVGYWWVIVLGLTLSNLLLWRALKDPTFRLAFDSWLLRIPMLGRLLRDLHAARMARTLGTMVASRLPLLDGLNLTASTIHNRRLRQASDQIVDAIRGGGSLSAAMRRAGVFPPLLTYLAASGEAAGRLDEMLERAADYLEREFDRFTATALSLLEPLIIVVMGGIVATIVLSILLPILQLNTLAGQ; this is translated from the coding sequence GTGGCTGATTTCGACTACATCGCGATCGACACGAAGGGCGCCGAACGCCGCGGCCATGTCGCTGCGCCCGACATGGACGTCGCGCGCGCCACCCTCGACGCGCGCAAATTCTACGTCGTGAAGATCACCCCCGGCGCGCCGCCTCAGGCAACGAAGGGCCGCCCGCTCTTCGGCCTCCAGCTCGGTACGCCGAAGATGTCGGGCAAGAATCTCACGCTCTTCACGCGCCAGCTCGCGACCTTGAACCGCGTTTCTCCGCTGGAGGAATCCCTCCGCACGATCACCCGCCAGACCGAACAGGACAGCGTCCGCACGATCGTCCAGCACGTCCATGCCGGCGTCGTCGAAGGCCGGAGGCTCGCCGACGCGATGGCGCGCGAGCCGAAGAGTTTCCCGCCGCTTTACCGCGCCATGGTCTCCGCCGGTGAAAGTTCGGGCTCGCTCCCGACCATTCTCGATCGCCTTGCGGCCCTGCTCGAACGCCAGGCTGAAATCCGCGGCAAGCTCATCACCGCGCTGGCCTATCCCTCTATCCTCGCGCTCGTCGCGCTCGGCGTCGTGACCGCGCTGATGATGTTCGTTGTGCCCCAGGTGGTCGAGCAATTCGATACAGTTGGCCAGCAATTACCGTTACTTACGCGGATGGTGATGGCCTTCTCGGCCTTCCTGGTCGGCTATTGGTGGGTGATCGTTCTTGGCCTAACCCTGTCTAACCTACTTTTGTGGCGCGCCCTCAAGGACCCCACCTTCCGCCTCGCCTTCGACAGCTGGCTGCTCCGCATTCCGATGCTCGGGCGCCTCCTGCGCGATCTCCATGCTGCCCGGATGGCGCGTACGCTCGGCACGATGGTCGCTAGCCGCCTGCCGCTGCTCGATGGTCTCAATCTCACCGCCAGCACGATCCACAACCGTCGGCTCCGCCAGGCATCGGACCAGATCGTCGATGCGATCCGCGGTGGTGGATCGCTTTCCGCCGCGATGCGCCGGGCGGGCGTCTTCCCCCCGTTGCTGACGTATCTCGCAGCGTCGGGTGAGGCAGCAGGCCGTCTCGACGAAATGCTGGAGCGCGCCGCCGACTATCTCGAACGCGAATTCGACCGCTTTACCGCCACCGCACTCTCGTTGCTCGAGCCGCTGATCATCGTCGTGATGGGCGGAATCGTCGCGACGATCGTGCTATCCATCCTGCTCCCGATCCTCCAGCTCAACACGCTGGCCGGACAATGA
- a CDS encoding GspE/PulE family protein gives MVSSSAGEIDLPQITIPYAFARKFGVVVDHTDTDSHLTIAMRAGADPKVLLELRRYLARPFDVTFVEQIAFDRLLSNVYAMDGQANALAAVGMGDELDLLAGDMPTAEDLLDTADDAPAIRLINGIIADAARNGVSDIHIEPYETGLVVRMRIDGVLRETLRMPPNVAPVVVSRIKVMARLDIAERRVPQDGRMGLTLGGKLLDVRVSTLPSRAGERVVLRILDKENAGIDLEALGLPPSLFALLNEALSEPNGIILVTGPTGSGKTTSLYAALRLLNDGSRNILTVEDPVEYAVDGVGQTQVNPKVGLTFAAGLRAILRQDPDVVMVGEIRDRETAEIAVQASLTGHLVLSTVHTNDAIGAITRMRDMKVESFLLASTLRAVIAQRLVRRLCPTCRKAVPASDTVAPLLGIAPDAVIYVAQGCEDCNQTGYKGRIGVFEAVRIDDTIRRLINTDGHESEITAHAFAKSPNLAQSARDLVLSGQTTAEEAVRVSRRDTSEVVEEVANA, from the coding sequence GTGGTCTCCTCCAGCGCTGGCGAGATCGACCTTCCCCAGATCACCATCCCCTACGCCTTTGCCAGAAAGTTCGGCGTCGTCGTCGACCACACCGACACCGACTCGCACCTCACGATCGCCATGCGCGCCGGCGCAGACCCGAAAGTCCTGCTGGAACTTCGCCGCTATCTCGCCCGCCCGTTCGACGTGACCTTCGTCGAACAGATCGCCTTCGACCGCCTCCTGTCGAACGTCTACGCGATGGACGGCCAGGCCAACGCGCTCGCTGCGGTTGGCATGGGCGACGAACTCGACCTGCTCGCGGGCGACATGCCGACCGCGGAGGATCTGCTCGACACCGCCGACGATGCGCCCGCGATCCGCCTGATCAACGGCATCATCGCCGACGCCGCGCGCAACGGCGTGTCGGACATCCACATCGAGCCGTATGAGACCGGCCTCGTCGTCCGTATGCGGATCGACGGCGTGCTGCGCGAGACGTTGCGCATGCCGCCCAACGTCGCGCCGGTCGTCGTCAGCCGCATCAAGGTGATGGCGCGCCTCGACATCGCCGAGCGCCGCGTGCCGCAGGACGGCCGCATGGGCCTGACGCTGGGCGGCAAACTGCTCGACGTCCGTGTCTCGACGTTGCCATCGCGGGCGGGCGAGCGCGTGGTGCTGCGTATCCTCGACAAGGAAAACGCCGGCATCGACCTGGAGGCGCTCGGACTGCCGCCCTCGCTGTTCGCGCTGCTGAACGAGGCGCTGAGCGAGCCCAACGGCATCATCCTCGTCACCGGCCCGACTGGTTCGGGCAAGACCACCTCGCTCTATGCCGCGCTACGCCTGCTCAACGACGGCAGCCGCAACATCCTGACGGTCGAGGACCCGGTCGAGTACGCCGTCGACGGCGTCGGTCAGACGCAGGTGAACCCGAAGGTCGGCCTGACCTTCGCGGCGGGCCTGCGCGCGATCCTTCGCCAGGATCCCGATGTCGTGATGGTCGGCGAAATCCGCGACCGCGAGACTGCCGAGATCGCGGTGCAGGCATCGCTCACCGGCCATCTCGTGCTGTCGACCGTCCACACCAACGACGCGATCGGCGCGATCACCCGCATGCGCGACATGAAGGTCGAGAGCTTCCTGCTGGCCTCGACGTTGCGCGCGGTGATTGCGCAGCGGCTGGTGCGGCGGCTTTGTCCGACCTGTCGCAAGGCCGTGCCCGCATCGGACACCGTTGCGCCCCTGCTCGGGATTGCGCCAGACGCGGTCATTTACGTCGCGCAAGGCTGCGAGGACTGCAACCAGACTGGCTACAAGGGGCGCATCGGTGTGTTCGAAGCCGTCCGCATCGACGACACCATCCGTCGTCTGATCAACACCGACGGCCACGAATCGGAGATTACCGCGCACGCCTTTGCGAAGTCTCCGAACCTGGCACAGTCCGCGCGCGACCTAGTCCTGTCCGGCCAGACCACGGCAGAAGAAGCCGTCCGAGTATCCCGCCGCGACACGTCCGAAGTCGTGGAAGAGGTGGCCAATGCGTAA
- the gspD gene encoding type II secretion system secretin GspD, producing the protein MKKLLLGPVVALALAASVQAQTTLNVRDADIRAFIADAAKVTGRTFIIDNRVAGKVTVVTDRPLSRSEYFEIFLSTLRANGLVAVPTSNGAFRVQPLDNAASQPSRIGVAGAARNSYVTEIIRLRAIDAQSAVETVRPLVSAQGSVSANRGGNSLVVVDFADNIRRIREVLRRIDTDTSSTRVVALKNASAKEIATALQGLIGTGTGGGQGGQGGGAASGPSASVVAVEGSNAVALRGDPTTVARLAQVAADLDQKARNGTEIKVVFLENADAEQLLPVLQELVGQTPTQPVQTALSRSNFGSSSTNGASGGQSNFSQPQVPQSGPSPSGGGGGSGQPAITAAGGKTAAVVTRFAGANAIVIAAPAEIQRQLNEVVRQLDTRREQVLVEAIVAEVSDSTARTLGAQFIVGDPSGGAFGASTFSNSAPNILQIAGAIGARSIGGNGTTVVAPDGTRTETNTPNAAADTLQQSAIASILAASGGFGGFGGKIGSTFFGAIINAVKSDTTSNLLQVPHLVTLDNQEAHSLVGQEIPITTGQALSTNFDNAFRTTQRQNVGIELTVRPQVNSSGTVKLNLRLEVSSIAGPVSSDNSDLILNKREVETVRTVDDGQIAVISGLLDDNERRTIEKIPLLGDIPVLGHLFTSKAKQRSKTNLMIFIRPTILRTAEDSRKLTEQRYGYVRLQQGLQEPGAEPSIDQLVRDYMGAAPPIPSAPIPGNIEDPRVAVPVRTSTMVVRPKK; encoded by the coding sequence ATGAAAAAACTTCTTCTCGGTCCGGTCGTAGCGCTAGCGCTGGCCGCCAGCGTCCAAGCGCAGACCACGCTCAACGTCCGTGACGCCGATATCCGCGCGTTCATCGCGGATGCCGCCAAGGTTACCGGCCGCACGTTCATCATCGACAACCGGGTGGCCGGCAAGGTGACGGTGGTCACCGATCGCCCGCTGAGCCGCTCCGAATATTTCGAGATATTCCTCTCGACTTTGCGCGCCAACGGCCTCGTCGCGGTGCCCACCTCGAACGGTGCGTTCCGCGTCCAGCCGCTGGACAACGCCGCCTCGCAGCCGAGCCGGATCGGTGTCGCGGGCGCAGCGCGGAACAGTTACGTCACGGAGATCATCCGTCTTCGTGCGATCGACGCGCAGTCCGCGGTCGAGACGGTTCGCCCGCTGGTCAGCGCGCAGGGCTCGGTCAGTGCGAACCGCGGTGGGAACAGCCTCGTCGTGGTCGATTTTGCCGACAATATCCGCCGTATCCGCGAAGTCCTGCGCAGGATCGACACCGACACGTCATCGACTCGCGTCGTCGCTCTGAAGAATGCGAGCGCAAAGGAGATCGCCACTGCGCTCCAGGGCCTGATCGGCACTGGAACCGGCGGTGGTCAGGGCGGGCAGGGCGGTGGCGCCGCATCCGGCCCGAGCGCATCCGTGGTCGCGGTGGAGGGTTCGAACGCGGTCGCGTTGCGGGGCGATCCGACCACCGTGGCGCGCCTCGCGCAGGTCGCCGCCGACCTCGACCAGAAGGCGCGCAACGGCACCGAGATCAAGGTCGTGTTCCTTGAGAATGCCGATGCCGAGCAGTTGCTTCCCGTACTTCAGGAACTCGTCGGCCAGACTCCCACGCAGCCCGTGCAGACGGCGTTGTCGCGTTCGAACTTCGGATCGAGCAGTACCAACGGGGCGTCCGGTGGACAGTCGAACTTTTCGCAGCCTCAGGTTCCGCAATCCGGCCCGTCGCCGAGCGGTGGGGGCGGTGGATCGGGCCAGCCCGCGATCACCGCGGCCGGCGGCAAGACCGCGGCGGTGGTCACGCGCTTTGCCGGCGCCAACGCGATCGTCATCGCCGCACCTGCCGAGATCCAGCGGCAGCTGAACGAAGTCGTCCGCCAGCTCGACACCCGCCGCGAACAGGTGCTGGTCGAGGCGATCGTCGCCGAGGTCTCGGATTCGACCGCGCGCACGCTTGGCGCGCAGTTCATCGTCGGCGATCCCAGCGGCGGCGCGTTCGGCGCGTCGACCTTCTCGAATTCCGCACCCAACATCCTGCAGATCGCGGGCGCGATCGGTGCGCGCTCGATCGGCGGTAACGGCACGACGGTCGTCGCGCCCGATGGCACGCGCACCGAAACGAACACACCCAATGCCGCGGCGGACACGTTGCAACAGTCGGCGATCGCGTCGATCCTCGCGGCCTCCGGCGGTTTCGGCGGGTTTGGCGGCAAGATCGGCAGCACGTTCTTCGGCGCGATCATCAACGCGGTGAAGAGCGATACGACCTCCAACCTGCTCCAGGTCCCGCATCTCGTCACGCTCGACAACCAGGAGGCGCACAGCCTGGTCGGGCAGGAGATCCCGATCACCACGGGGCAGGCGCTCAGCACCAATTTTGACAACGCGTTCCGGACTACGCAGCGGCAGAATGTCGGCATCGAGCTGACGGTGCGGCCGCAGGTGAACTCGTCGGGCACGGTGAAGCTGAATCTTCGCCTGGAGGTCAGTTCGATCGCAGGGCCCGTGTCGAGCGACAACAGCGACCTGATCCTCAACAAGCGCGAGGTCGAGACCGTCCGTACCGTCGACGATGGCCAGATCGCGGTGATCAGCGGGTTGCTCGACGACAACGAGCGTCGGACGATCGAGAAGATTCCGTTGTTGGGTGATATCCCCGTGCTCGGGCATTTGTTCACGTCGAAGGCGAAGCAGCGGTCGAAGACCAATTTGATGATCTTCATCCGTCCGACGATTTTGCGCACCGCGGAGGACAGTCGGAAGCTGACCGAGCAACGTTACGGCTATGTCCGGTTGCAGCAGGGATTGCAGGAGCCGGGCGCCGAGCCGTCGATCGACCAGCTCGTCCGCGATTACATGGGGGCAGCGCCGCCGATCCCGAGCGCACCCATCCCCGGTAACATCGAGGACCCCCGCGTCGCTGTGCCGGTGCGCACCTCGACGATGGTCGTGCGGCCGAAGAAATGA
- a CDS encoding type II secretion system protein N, with product MRLKLDARARRILRRMPVVNVYSVVELALLAGLAVQCARLAWTIVTPITPLGDWRPAAPMVVGSPADILRGFDPFFRLGGVAGAPATVTSLQLTLFGTRMDEAMGRSSAIIAGPDGVQQSVAVGDEIQPGVRLKAVAFDHVTIDRGGADEDLFLDQSGSVTPVVPGASPAGATAAAAPVVGIPVEQLRSEIGFIPRIDGGRISGLTVRSQGSGNAFRSAGLKDGDVVTSIGGRPVSGPGDLDRIAKDFAGGGNVPITVERGQDTLPLAITIAPPK from the coding sequence ATGCGATTGAAGCTGGACGCGCGGGCGCGCCGTATCTTGCGGCGTATGCCGGTCGTGAATGTCTATAGTGTCGTCGAACTCGCGCTGCTGGCCGGGTTGGCGGTGCAGTGCGCGCGGCTGGCGTGGACGATCGTGACGCCGATCACGCCGCTGGGCGACTGGCGCCCGGCCGCGCCGATGGTCGTCGGGTCGCCCGCCGATATTTTGCGCGGGTTCGACCCGTTCTTCCGCCTTGGTGGTGTCGCGGGAGCGCCGGCCACCGTTACCTCGCTCCAGTTGACCCTCTTCGGCACGCGCATGGACGAGGCGATGGGCCGCAGTTCGGCGATCATCGCCGGTCCCGACGGTGTCCAGCAGAGCGTCGCAGTCGGTGACGAGATCCAGCCGGGCGTGCGTCTCAAGGCAGTCGCGTTCGACCATGTCACGATCGACCGCGGCGGGGCCGACGAAGACCTGTTCCTCGACCAGTCGGGCTCCGTGACGCCGGTCGTTCCGGGCGCGTCGCCGGCTGGCGCGACCGCAGCGGCTGCCCCTGTCGTCGGCATCCCCGTCGAGCAGTTGCGGAGCGAGATCGGCTTCATACCGCGGATCGACGGTGGCCGCATCAGCGGGCTCACCGTCCGGTCGCAGGGCTCGGGCAACGCGTTTCGCTCGGCAGGACTGAAGGACGGCGACGTGGTCACCTCGATCGGCGGACGGCCCGTCTCGGGACCCGGCGACCTCGACCGCATCGCCAAGGATTTCGCGGGCGGCGGCAACGTCCCCATCACCGTAGAACGCGGCCAGGATACCCTGCCGCTCGCCATCACGATCGCGCCACCCAAATGA
- a CDS encoding prolyl hydroxylase family protein: MSDLLPSSGSGLPPEPVIARLSVPGVQRVPNAKLDLFVRRDFLPPDLCTALIERIDAVRRPSTISDSNGDASYRTSETGDLFAGDPVVIDVERRILALTGLDPAHGEALQGQRYAVGQEFKGHTDYFEPNGVDYQRYCGVAGNRTWTVMIYLNQPEAGGATRFKAIDKIVQPETGKLLAWNNRRADGSMNPATLHHGMKVRSGVKYVITKWFREKPWG; encoded by the coding sequence ATGTCCGATCTTCTTCCGTCCAGCGGCTCCGGCCTGCCCCCCGAACCGGTCATCGCGCGATTGTCGGTCCCCGGCGTGCAGCGGGTGCCGAACGCCAAGCTCGACCTGTTCGTGCGCAGGGATTTCCTGCCGCCGGACCTGTGTACGGCGTTGATCGAGCGGATCGACGCGGTGCGGCGGCCGTCGACGATCTCTGATTCGAACGGCGACGCGAGCTATCGAACCAGCGAGACGGGCGACCTGTTCGCGGGCGATCCGGTGGTGATCGACGTCGAGCGTCGGATCCTGGCGCTGACTGGTCTCGACCCGGCGCACGGCGAAGCGCTCCAGGGGCAGCGCTACGCGGTCGGGCAGGAGTTCAAAGGGCACACGGATTATTTCGAGCCGAACGGCGTCGATTATCAGCGCTACTGCGGCGTCGCCGGCAATCGCACCTGGACCGTGATGATCTACCTCAACCAACCGGAAGCCGGCGGCGCGACGCGGTTCAAGGCGATCGACAAGATCGTCCAGCCGGAGACCGGCAAGCTGCTCGCCTGGAACAACCGGCGTGCGGATGGAAGCATGAACCCCGCGACACTGCATCACGGAATGAAAGTGCGGTCGGGGGTCAAGTACGTGATCACCAAATGGTTTCGCGAGAAGCCCTGGGGCTAA